In Deinococcus puniceus, one genomic interval encodes:
- a CDS encoding ATP-binding cassette domain-containing protein translates to MTDQQHIQIRGARENNLKNISLDIPKHQITVFTGVSGSGKSSLVFDTIAAEAQRQLNETFTAFVQGFMPHYGQPDVDSIEFLNAPIIINQKRIGGGSRSTMGTYTDISALLRLLFSRVGQPYAGPAFAFSFNTPQGMCLECEGIGKTVQLDMDAFLDPTKSLNGGAILHPDFKVGKLLWKSYALSNQFDLDKPVQDYSEAELHALLHGDGAGVDLAMGYLKYEGLVDRFNRSYIKKDSGAMSERNKAVFEQFVNTQTCPVCGGARLNEAALACRIDGRNIAEWSDLEATELIGVLQTLSDPVAVKVAAKLRERIQHLIEIGLGYLSLSRETATLSGGESQRIKMIRHLGNSLTDMLYILDEPSVGLHARDVARLNGLLRQLRDKGNTVLVVEHDPDVIAVADHIVDIGPKAGTHGGEVVFAGSVAELHRADTLTGRFLSQHLPIKTKVRTATGHLKIEAATLNNLKNVSVSVPTGLLTVVTGVAGSGKSTLINDVFLAQHPGAIVIDQGRVGANSRSAPATYTGIMDDIRQAFAKANKVSASLFSFNSAGSCPECSGLGIIYTDLAFMEGMTTRCDACEGKRFKPEVLDYHLRGKTISDVLEMTAEDALAFFTEKKVRAVVQAMNDVGLGYLKLGQPLSTVSGGEGQRLKLATELHKQGSVYVMDEPTTGLHLSDIGLLMSMIDRLVDAGNTVILIEHHLDVIRQADWIIDLGPEGGSAGGQILFEGPPALLSQSERSITGQFI, encoded by the coding sequence ATGACAGACCAACAGCACATTCAGATTCGGGGCGCACGCGAGAACAACCTCAAGAATATTTCGCTGGATATTCCCAAACATCAGATCACGGTGTTTACGGGCGTGTCGGGTTCGGGCAAATCGTCGCTGGTGTTCGATACCATCGCCGCCGAAGCCCAGCGCCAACTCAATGAGACGTTCACGGCCTTCGTGCAGGGGTTCATGCCGCATTACGGCCAGCCCGACGTGGATTCCATCGAGTTTCTGAACGCGCCGATCATCATCAACCAAAAGCGCATCGGCGGCGGCTCACGCTCCACGATGGGTACCTATACCGACATTTCGGCGTTGCTGCGCCTGCTCTTTTCGCGGGTAGGACAGCCTTACGCGGGGCCAGCCTTCGCCTTTTCCTTCAACACGCCGCAGGGCATGTGCCTAGAGTGCGAGGGCATCGGCAAGACCGTGCAGCTCGACATGGACGCCTTCCTAGACCCCACCAAGTCCCTGAACGGCGGCGCGATCCTGCACCCGGATTTCAAGGTGGGCAAGTTGCTCTGGAAAAGCTACGCCCTCTCTAACCAGTTCGACCTAGATAAACCTGTGCAGGACTACAGCGAGGCAGAGTTGCACGCCCTGCTGCACGGCGACGGCGCGGGCGTCGATCTGGCGATGGGCTACCTGAAATATGAGGGCTTGGTTGACCGCTTCAACCGCTCGTACATCAAGAAAGATTCCGGCGCGATGTCGGAGCGCAACAAGGCTGTGTTCGAACAGTTCGTGAATACCCAGACTTGCCCGGTCTGCGGGGGCGCACGGCTGAATGAGGCGGCACTAGCTTGCCGAATAGACGGGCGCAACATTGCCGAGTGGTCTGACTTGGAAGCAACCGAATTGATCGGCGTGTTGCAGACCCTCAGCGATCCGGTGGCCGTGAAGGTGGCCGCCAAGCTGCGCGAACGCATTCAGCACCTGATCGAAATCGGGCTGGGCTACCTGAGCCTCAGCCGCGAAACGGCCACACTGTCGGGCGGCGAATCGCAGCGCATCAAGATGATTCGGCACCTCGGCAACAGCCTGACCGACATGCTGTACATCCTCGACGAACCCAGCGTAGGCCTGCACGCCCGCGACGTGGCCCGCCTGAACGGATTGCTGCGCCAACTGCGCGATAAGGGCAATACCGTGCTGGTGGTAGAACACGACCCAGACGTGATCGCGGTGGCCGACCATATCGTGGACATCGGCCCCAAAGCGGGCACGCACGGCGGCGAAGTGGTGTTTGCAGGCTCTGTGGCCGAGTTACACAGGGCCGACACTCTGACCGGGCGGTTTTTGAGCCAACATCTGCCGATAAAAACCAAAGTGCGGACAGCCACCGGACACCTGAAGATTGAGGCAGCCACCCTCAACAACCTGAAAAACGTGTCGGTGAGCGTCCCCACAGGCCTTCTGACGGTGGTGACGGGCGTGGCAGGCTCCGGCAAAAGCACGCTGATCAACGACGTGTTTTTGGCCCAACACCCCGGCGCAATCGTGATCGATCAGGGGCGCGTGGGGGCCAACAGCCGCTCGGCTCCGGCCACCTACACGGGCATCATGGACGATATTCGGCAAGCGTTTGCCAAAGCCAACAAAGTCAGCGCGTCCTTGTTTTCCTTCAATTCGGCGGGCAGTTGCCCGGAATGCAGCGGCCTAGGCATCATTTACACCGATCTGGCCTTTATGGAAGGCATGACGACTCGCTGCGACGCCTGCGAAGGCAAACGCTTCAAGCCCGAAGTGCTGGACTACCATCTGCGCGGCAAAACCATCAGCGACGTGCTGGAAATGACCGCCGAAGACGCGCTGGCCTTCTTCACCGAAAAGAAAGTCCGGGCCGTGGTGCAGGCCATGAACGACGTGGGCTTGGGCTACCTGAAATTGGGGCAACCGCTGAGTACGGTGTCGGGCGGCGAGGGACAACGCCTGAAACTGGCGACGGAACTGCACAAACAGGGCAGCGTGTACGTCATGGACGAACCCACCACCGGGCTACATCTGTCCGATATCGGCCTGCTGATGAGCATGATTGACCGACTGGTGGACGCCGGGAACACCGTGATTCTGATCGAACACCATCTGGACGTGATTCGCCAAGCCGACTGGATCATCGATCTGGGGCCGGAAGGCGGCAGCGCAGGCGGGCAAATCCTGTTTGAAGGGCCGCCCGCACTGCTGTCCCAGTCGGAGCGGAGTATTACAGGGCAGTTTATTTGA
- a CDS encoding anti-sigma factor — MTIDQDQLTAYALGILPPEEEGRVRAAIEADPALRAQLDADLAALVALSESLPDSPVPAGAEDRLMARLHAERSAAGPAAPLVTPLPALSEAAQTVSAPAAPLSRPARRPLWPLLGTLGLAAAVTAVLLLRPAPDPVRQYANTPGAVTETLPYEGRDLGQLVRLPDGRAYLHLTNAADAGRVYQLWQIVGGKPASLGVFDGQGILITGLEAGATIAVSVEPTGGSEQPTTTPILVREL, encoded by the coding sequence GTGACCATTGATCAGGATCAACTTACAGCCTATGCCCTCGGCATCCTGCCACCTGAAGAAGAGGGGCGCGTTCGGGCGGCCATAGAAGCCGACCCGGCCCTCCGGGCGCAGCTGGACGCCGACCTCGCCGCACTGGTGGCCCTCAGCGAGTCGCTGCCCGACAGCCCAGTGCCCGCCGGAGCCGAAGACCGCCTGATGGCCCGTCTGCACGCCGAACGCTCTGCTGCTGGCCCTGCCGCGCCGCTTGTGACGCCGTTGCCCGCTCTGTCTGAGGCTGCTCAGACCGTTTCTGCCCCCGCTGCGCCGCTGTCCCGGCCCGCCCGCCGCCCGCTGTGGCCGCTGCTGGGCACACTGGGACTGGCCGCCGCTGTGACCGCTGTGCTGCTGCTGCGCCCCGCCCCCGATCCGGTGCGGCAGTATGCCAACACCCCCGGAGCTGTGACTGAAACCCTGCCTTATGAGGGCCGCGATCTGGGCCAGTTGGTGCGCCTGCCCGATGGCCGTGCCTACCTGCATCTGACCAACGCCGCCGATGCGGGCCGCGTGTACCAGCTCTGGCAGATCGTGGGCGGCAAACCAGCCTCGCTGGGCGTGTTCGACGGGCAGGGCATTCTGATCACCGGGCTGGAAGCCGGGGCCACCATTGCCGTGAGTGTGGAGCCCACAGGCGGCAGCGAACAGCCGACGACGACGCCTATTCTGGTGCGGGAACTGTAG
- a CDS encoding Sec-independent protein translocase subunit TatA/TatB — protein MPNIGPAEIMLILLVALVVFGPRKLPELGKSLGHGLREFRKGTSGLKAELDGGLREPVPAPVVMDAQPVAAAVAPTAVTPRAPQA, from the coding sequence ATGCCCAATATCGGCCCCGCTGAAATTATGTTGATTCTGCTCGTTGCACTGGTTGTTTTTGGCCCCCGCAAGCTGCCCGAACTGGGCAAGAGCCTCGGTCACGGCCTGCGCGAATTCCGCAAGGGAACGTCTGGCCTGAAGGCTGAACTGGACGGCGGCCTGCGTGAGCCTGTGCCCGCGCCTGTGGTCATGGACGCCCAGCCGGTTGCCGCTGCTGTCGCTCCCACCGCCGTGACTCCCCGCGCTCCTCAGGCCTAA
- a CDS encoding ferritin-like domain-containing protein: MTTETPSAPTPNARRSFLKTAGLTAAGAVALGGLNLSALAATSPATKSVAQDLAILNYALTLEYLETEFYKAFDTGALAPKLINLRVKEYAKQLASHEQAHVDALAATIRSLGGTPVAKPTFDFSPLIGDGSGVNDQVFLQLAASIEPVGVRAYLGQAASIQNGAVLTAAASILAVEANHVSGIQELRVYLAQNAAPTRQTSIAPQSDAKPTSPSAADFDAAYSPTPTALWTPLTMEETLAIVGPLIKA; encoded by the coding sequence ATGACCACCGAAACCCCCAGTGCTCCCACTCCCAATGCCCGCCGCTCCTTCCTGAAAACCGCTGGCCTGACCGCTGCGGGCGCAGTCGCGCTGGGCGGCCTGAATCTGTCGGCCCTCGCCGCCACCAGCCCCGCCACCAAAAGCGTCGCGCAAGACCTCGCCATCCTGAACTACGCCCTCACGCTGGAGTATCTGGAGACCGAGTTCTACAAGGCCTTCGACACGGGCGCGCTGGCCCCCAAGCTGATCAACCTGCGCGTGAAGGAATACGCCAAGCAGTTGGCCAGCCACGAGCAGGCCCACGTGGACGCCCTCGCCGCCACCATCCGTTCCCTCGGCGGCACTCCGGTTGCCAAGCCCACCTTCGACTTTTCTCCTCTGATCGGTGACGGCAGCGGCGTGAACGACCAAGTGTTCTTGCAGTTGGCCGCCAGCATCGAGCCAGTGGGCGTGCGTGCGTACCTCGGCCAAGCCGCCAGCATCCAGAACGGCGCTGTGCTGACTGCCGCCGCCAGCATTCTGGCCGTCGAAGCCAACCACGTGTCGGGCATTCAGGAACTGCGCGTGTACTTGGCCCAGAACGCCGCCCCCACGCGCCAGACCTCTATTGCGCCTCAGAGCGACGCCAAGCCCACCAGCCCCTCGGCTGCCGACTTCGATGCCGCCTACTCGCCCACGCCGACTGCGCTGTGGACGCCCCTCACGATGGAAGAAACGCTGGCCATCGTCGGGCCACTGATCAAGGCCTGA
- a CDS encoding RNA polymerase sigma factor translates to MTSPSLTPDPPDEALIARMAQGDEDALRELHSRHSRLLYALGTRMLRQPDDVESCVQDAFMNAWKHSARFDSARASVKTWLVSIAHHRFLQELRDRPDTPLEIEDWDAPVAASDPTDRILASRAVEVLDANQRHLVELAYYQGHSHSELAVLTGLPIGTVKSRLRLALDRMRSALAVPAKSTRSESGY, encoded by the coding sequence ATGACTTCTCCCAGCCTGACTCCTGACCCGCCCGACGAGGCCCTGATTGCCCGCATGGCTCAGGGTGACGAGGACGCCCTCAGAGAGCTGCATTCCCGGCATTCGCGCCTGCTGTACGCGCTGGGAACCCGGATGCTCCGGCAACCCGACGATGTGGAAAGCTGCGTGCAAGACGCCTTCATGAACGCCTGGAAACACTCCGCCCGTTTCGATTCCGCCCGCGCCAGCGTGAAGACTTGGTTGGTCAGCATCGCCCACCACCGCTTCTTGCAGGAACTGCGTGACCGCCCCGATACCCCGCTGGAAATAGAGGACTGGGACGCGCCCGTTGCGGCGAGTGACCCCACAGACCGGATTCTGGCTTCCCGCGCCGTAGAAGTCCTCGATGCGAACCAACGGCACCTCGTAGAACTGGCCTACTACCAGGGGCATTCGCACAGCGAACTCGCAGTACTGACAGGGTTACCGATTGGCACTGTAAAATCGAGGTTACGGCTGGCTCTTGACCGGATGCGTTCCGCGTTGGCCGTGCCCGCCAAATCCACCCGCTCCGAGTCAGGCTATTGA
- a CDS encoding ferritin-like domain-containing protein, whose translation MEDMHTTPATAPTTAPTSNARRSFLGYAGLFGAGLALVSCAPSMGMSGGMGNTMGAGAAQDLEILNYALTLEYLEAEFYTAFSTGALAAKLTNPRTKEYAKELASHEQAHVEALAATIRKLGGTPVSKPTFDFSPLIGNGSGQNDMTFLQLAATIEPVGVRAYLGQVARLSNPELITAAAAIHAVEANHVSGVQELRVSLGYNKNPTRQTSIAPQTDANPGSTNVADFNADYSPTPTAFWAPLTMAQVLAIVGPVIKK comes from the coding sequence ATGGAAGACATGCACACCACGCCCGCCACCGCCCCCACGACTGCTCCCACCTCCAACGCCCGCCGTTCGTTCCTCGGCTACGCTGGATTGTTCGGCGCGGGCCTCGCACTCGTTTCGTGCGCCCCCAGCATGGGCATGAGCGGCGGCATGGGCAACACGATGGGCGCTGGCGCGGCGCAAGACCTTGAAATCCTGAACTACGCGCTGACGCTGGAGTATTTGGAAGCCGAGTTCTACACGGCCTTCAGCACGGGCGCGCTGGCCGCCAAGCTGACCAACCCCCGCACCAAGGAATACGCCAAAGAACTGGCCAGCCACGAGCAGGCGCACGTGGAAGCCCTCGCCGCCACGATTCGCAAGCTGGGCGGCACCCCGGTGTCCAAGCCCACCTTTGACTTCAGCCCCCTGATCGGCAACGGCAGCGGCCAGAACGACATGACCTTCTTGCAGTTGGCCGCTACCATCGAGCCTGTGGGCGTGCGTGCCTATCTCGGTCAGGTGGCCCGCCTCAGCAACCCCGAATTGATTACGGCCGCCGCAGCCATTCACGCCGTCGAAGCCAACCACGTTTCGGGTGTGCAGGAACTGCGCGTGTCTTTGGGCTACAACAAGAACCCCACCCGCCAAACCAGCATCGCGCCCCAGACCGATGCCAACCCCGGCAGCACCAATGTGGCCGACTTCAACGCGGATTATTCGCCCACGCCTACGGCCTTCTGGGCACCCCTGACGATGGCGCAGGTGCTGGCAATCGTCGGCCCGGTCATCAAGAAATAA
- a CDS encoding ion transporter, protein MTAVAPVSFRRKLYSFLDPADGMGRAETAFNVLLALLIVINVILTVVGTMPEVAREYGAALRTFDLACAAVFALEYLARLYVVPERPDAQGVSTGQAYVRYALSPLPLIDLLVIVSMVVPHTSTLASLRGLRLLKLLSLLRLGRYSHSLQLIGRVIQQRAGELLTIMLIVVVLVFIAASLLYQVESSAGTKGFESIPNALWWAVVTLTTTGYGDVFPVTPLGKLAAGFIMLFGVGMVALPAGMIASGFAEELARLRVRENDLHTEQIVAAAVQGAYCPHCGTRLNAEAEPTKPELGAKGAGS, encoded by the coding sequence ATGACCGCCGTCGCTCCAGTCTCCTTCCGGCGCAAGCTGTACAGTTTTTTAGACCCCGCCGATGGCATGGGCCGCGCCGAGACTGCCTTCAATGTGCTGTTGGCCCTGCTGATCGTCATCAATGTGATTCTGACGGTGGTGGGCACGATGCCTGAGGTGGCACGGGAGTATGGTGCGGCCCTGCGTACCTTCGATCTGGCCTGCGCCGCTGTGTTCGCCCTTGAATATCTGGCGCGGCTGTACGTGGTGCCCGAACGCCCGGACGCGCAGGGGGTCAGCACCGGGCAGGCTTATGTGCGCTACGCCCTCAGCCCGCTGCCCCTGATTGACCTGCTGGTGATCGTATCGATGGTGGTGCCGCATACCAGTACCCTCGCTAGCCTGCGCGGATTGCGCCTGCTCAAGCTGTTGTCGCTGTTGCGGCTGGGACGCTATTCGCACTCGCTGCAACTCATCGGGCGGGTCATTCAGCAACGCGCTGGAGAACTGCTGACCATCATGCTGATCGTGGTGGTGCTGGTGTTTATTGCCGCCAGCCTGCTGTATCAGGTGGAATCGAGTGCCGGAACCAAAGGCTTCGAGAGCATTCCGAACGCGCTGTGGTGGGCCGTCGTCACCCTCACCACCACCGGCTACGGCGACGTGTTTCCGGTGACGCCGCTGGGCAAACTGGCCGCCGGGTTCATCATGCTGTTCGGGGTCGGCATGGTGGCCCTGCCCGCAGGCATGATCGCCAGCGGGTTCGCCGAAGAATTGGCGCGGCTGCGGGTGAGAGAAAATGACCTGCATACTGAACAGATCGTGGCCGCCGCCGTGCAGGGCGCGTACTGCCCCCACTGCGGCACCCGCCTGAATGCGGAAGCGGAACCGACGAAGCCAGAACTGGGGGCAAAGGGGGCAGGCAGCTAG
- a CDS encoding VOC family protein, translating to MKLNHLGVVVTDVLATRTFLETYFGLTGIGKANRRMTHLHDEDGFALSLFAGEQASEIHIGFIQETQEAVDAIYERLRSDGFDVKPPQLSHGWTFYVTAPGGLIVEVVC from the coding sequence GTGAAGCTCAATCATCTGGGAGTCGTCGTTACCGACGTACTGGCAACTCGGACGTTTCTGGAAACCTATTTCGGGCTGACAGGGATCGGTAAGGCCAACCGCCGAATGACCCACCTGCACGACGAGGACGGCTTCGCGCTGAGCCTGTTTGCGGGTGAACAGGCCAGCGAGATCCATATCGGGTTCATTCAGGAAACTCAGGAGGCAGTCGACGCTATCTACGAACGCCTACGGAGCGATGGATTCGACGTCAAGCCCCCGCAGCTCAGCCACGGTTGGACGTTCTACGTCACGGCCCCCGGCGGTCTGATCGTAGAAGTAGTGTGCTGA
- a CDS encoding NUDIX hydrolase, giving the protein MARRDLLVAAGILRDRFGRVLLVGNDWQGHGRVRHTLPGGVVEQGETLPEALYREIIEETGLKLTGIKHMAYTVHIEDERRGERAIAVAFEATWEGLLNPADPDGFIVEAKFCSLEEALDKLDSPPMREPLSDYLKTGEPGRFYAFKGWDGRGGLRIPALKAKV; this is encoded by the coding sequence ATGGCGCGGCGTGATCTGCTGGTCGCGGCGGGCATCTTGCGAGACCGGTTCGGGCGGGTGCTGCTGGTGGGCAACGACTGGCAGGGGCATGGGCGCGTGCGCCACACCCTCCCCGGCGGCGTCGTGGAACAGGGCGAAACCTTGCCCGAGGCCCTTTACCGCGAGATCATAGAAGAAACGGGCCTGAAGCTGACGGGCATCAAGCACATGGCCTACACGGTGCATATCGAGGATGAACGCCGGGGCGAACGCGCGATTGCCGTGGCGTTCGAGGCCACGTGGGAAGGCCTGCTCAATCCCGCCGATCCAGACGGATTCATCGTGGAAGCCAAATTCTGTTCGTTGGAAGAGGCACTGGACAAGCTGGATTCGCCGCCCATGCGCGAGCCGCTCAGCGACTACCTGAAAACGGGCGAGCCGGGGCGCTTCTATGCCTTCAAAGGCTGGGACGGACGCGGTGGGCTGCGGATTCCGGCGCTGAAGGCGAAGGTGTAG
- a CDS encoding DUF6022 family protein, which produces MTPESPTQTALVIPMPADIHRLAAWADAHLEAHWQGVLTEYRDKLDTAYAKAGDMAYGTYQHLLFRPIKRALREAGFGTQPALPGDFGHSREWGNADETHQERWIWSVVTGPDGVPLGTLVHIVPHDHSGFRIPQRPSIFGLPQTELPHIEAALSKLSPDFAAAQSFDEWYAGYLAGQEQSAQEGVPGNAAESDL; this is translated from the coding sequence ATGACGCCAGAATCCCCGACTCAAACCGCACTGGTCATTCCCATGCCTGCCGATATTCACCGCCTCGCCGCTTGGGCCGATGCACACTTAGAGGCGCACTGGCAGGGCGTGCTGACCGAGTACCGCGACAAACTGGACACGGCCTACGCCAAAGCCGGGGACATGGCCTACGGCACGTATCAGCACCTGCTGTTCCGCCCCATCAAGCGGGCTTTACGCGAGGCGGGCTTCGGCACCCAGCCTGCCTTGCCGGGCGACTTTGGGCACTCGCGGGAATGGGGCAACGCCGACGAAACCCACCAAGAACGCTGGATATGGAGCGTGGTGACGGGGCCGGACGGTGTACCGCTAGGAACGCTGGTGCATATCGTGCCGCACGATCACAGCGGGTTCCGCATTCCCCAACGCCCCAGCATCTTTGGCCTCCCTCAAACCGAGTTGCCCCACATAGAAGCGGCCCTGAGTAAGCTGTCGCCCGATTTTGCGGCGGCCCAATCCTTTGACGAGTGGTACGCCGGGTATCTGGCAGGGCAGGAGCAATCCGCGCAGGAAGGAGTTCCGGGAAATGCCGCAGAGAGTGACCTGTGA
- a CDS encoding RluA family pseudouridine synthase, translating to MSDASSPLLLTATPGRLDTVLSVLAGASRSQVAAWIGGGHVRVGGQTVAKASLKLRGGESLSVDVPPPAPSQVEAENVPLDVLYEDEFMIAVNKPPGMVTHPAPGVYTGTLVNALLGRFTLPQQEGFDEEGGYRPGIVHRLDRETSGVIVVAKTVQAHARLAASFKDRETRKLYLAIAAGSWKADHPVQLDAHIGRHPIQRQRMTVGGANPREAQTVFAPLSAHPDGHGRTLALIRAAPRTGRTHQIRVHLAHLGSPILGDTVYGRPSELIGRHALHAQFLTLPHPATGQPLHLHAPAPDDIISAWIAVGGNLPIGLERD from the coding sequence GTGTCAGACGCCTCCTCTCCCCTGCTGCTTACCGCCACCCCCGGACGCCTCGACACCGTGCTGTCTGTACTTGCCGGGGCCAGCCGATCCCAAGTGGCCGCGTGGATCGGGGGCGGGCATGTGCGGGTGGGCGGCCAGACCGTAGCCAAAGCCAGCCTGAAACTGCGCGGCGGCGAGAGCCTGAGCGTGGATGTGCCGCCGCCCGCCCCGTCGCAGGTGGAAGCCGAAAACGTGCCCCTAGACGTGCTGTACGAAGACGAATTCATGATCGCCGTGAACAAGCCGCCCGGCATGGTCACGCACCCGGCCCCCGGCGTATACACGGGCACGCTGGTGAATGCCTTGCTGGGCCGCTTTACGCTGCCGCAGCAGGAAGGCTTCGATGAAGAAGGCGGCTACCGCCCCGGCATCGTGCATAGGCTAGACCGCGAAACTAGCGGCGTGATCGTGGTGGCAAAAACCGTACAGGCGCACGCGAGGCTGGCCGCCAGTTTCAAAGACCGGGAGACGAGAAAGCTGTATCTGGCGATTGCCGCCGGATCGTGGAAGGCCGATCATCCGGTGCAGCTTGACGCGCACATTGGCCGCCACCCCATTCAGCGTCAACGCATGACCGTCGGCGGCGCGAATCCACGCGAGGCCCAAACGGTCTTTGCGCCGCTGAGTGCCCACCCGGACGGACACGGGCGCACACTGGCGCTGATTCGGGCCGCGCCACGTACAGGCCGCACGCACCAGATTCGGGTGCATCTGGCGCATTTGGGCAGCCCGATTTTGGGAGATACCGTGTATGGCCGCCCCAGCGAACTGATTGGCCGCCACGCCCTGCACGCCCAATTCCTGACCCTGCCGCACCCAGCAACCGGGCAGCCCCTTCACCTTCATGCCCCCGCCCCCGACGACATCATCAGCGCGTGGATCGCCGTGGGCGGCAACCTGCCGATTGGATTGGAACGGGACTGA
- the prfA gene encoding peptide chain release factor 1, with product MSGRLEELAAEFSMVELALGDPAMLAEPREYARLTRRHRELTPLVTLLRERDSLTTDLAGARELLSDPDMRELAAGEVESITARLAGIETDLEVLLLPTDPDDNKHVILELRAGAGGAEAGLFATDLLRMYTRYAEGASLKLNVLDASESDLGGASKVVAEITGDFAYRAFKWERGVHRVQRVPATESAGRIHTSTVTVAVLPEVQQDEVHLDLSEVRIDVYRSQGAGGQGVNTTDSAVRAVYRAGTPDEIMVVCQDGRSQIKNREKALIVLASRLAERERAARDERERSERASQVGSGDRSEKIRTYNYAQNRVTDHRLEGDTKNFALDSVIEGQVAPVVAALARAERERQLVEMGQQQQDGQYGAA from the coding sequence ATGAGTGGCCGTCTGGAAGAACTGGCGGCAGAATTCAGCATGGTGGAACTGGCGTTGGGCGATCCGGCGATGCTGGCCGAACCCCGCGAATATGCCCGCCTGACCCGCCGCCACCGTGAACTGACGCCGCTGGTGACGCTGCTGCGGGAGCGCGACAGCCTGACCACCGACCTTGCAGGCGCACGCGAACTCCTCAGCGATCCCGATATGCGCGAGCTGGCTGCGGGAGAAGTGGAGAGCATCACAGCGCGGCTGGCAGGCATAGAAACTGACCTGGAAGTGCTGCTGCTTCCCACCGATCCTGACGACAACAAGCACGTGATTCTGGAGCTGCGGGCCGGGGCAGGCGGGGCCGAAGCGGGCCTGTTCGCCACCGACCTCTTGCGGATGTACACCCGCTACGCCGAGGGCGCGAGCCTGAAACTGAACGTGCTGGACGCTTCCGAAAGCGATTTGGGCGGCGCGAGCAAGGTGGTGGCCGAAATTACGGGTGACTTCGCTTACCGCGCCTTCAAGTGGGAACGGGGCGTTCACCGCGTCCAGCGCGTACCCGCCACCGAATCGGCGGGCCGGATTCATACCAGCACCGTTACTGTGGCCGTGTTGCCCGAAGTGCAGCAGGACGAAGTGCATCTGGATTTGTCGGAAGTGCGGATTGACGTGTACCGCTCTCAGGGGGCGGGCGGGCAGGGCGTGAACACCACCGACAGCGCGGTGCGGGCCGTGTACCGCGCAGGCACCCCCGACGAAATCATGGTGGTCTGTCAGGATGGCCGCAGCCAGATCAAGAACCGAGAAAAGGCGCTGATCGTCTTGGCCTCCCGTTTGGCCGAGCGCGAACGGGCCGCCCGCGACGAACGCGAACGCTCGGAGCGGGCGTCTCAGGTGGGCAGTGGTGACCGATCCGAAAAAATTCGGACGTACAACTATGCCCAAAACCGCGTGACCGATCACCGCTTGGAGGGCGACACCAAAAACTTTGCGCTGGACAGCGTGATCGAGGGACAGGTGGCTCCGGTGGTGGCGGCTCTGGCGCGGGCCGAGCGCGAGCGGCAACTGGTCGAAATGGGCCAGCAACAGCAGGACGGTCAGTATGGCGCGGCGTGA